A genomic region of Sylvia atricapilla isolate bSylAtr1 chromosome 19, bSylAtr1.pri, whole genome shotgun sequence contains the following coding sequences:
- the NTMT1 gene encoding N-terminal Xaa-Pro-Lys N-methyltransferase 1: MTSEVVENEFEFYSKAEKYWKDVPATVDGMLGGYGHISSIDINSSRKFLQRFLRDGPNRTGTTRALDCGAGIGRITKRLLLPLFKTVDMVDVTEDFLTKAKSYLGEEGRRVRNYFCCGLQDFSPEPNSYDVIWIQWVIGHLTDNHLSDFLKRCRAGLRPNGIVVIKDNMAQEGVIMDDVDSSVCRDLDVVHKIIRRAGLHLLAEERQENFPDEIYHVYTFAMR; the protein is encoded by the exons ATGACCAGCGAGGTGGTGGAGAACGAGTTTGAGTTTTACTCCAAGGCAGAGAAGTACTGGAAGGATGTGCCCGCCACGGTGGATGGCATGTTGGGGGGCTATGGCCACATCTCCAGCATCGATATCAACAGCTCCAGGAAGTTCCTGCAGAGGTTTCTGCGG GATGGCCCCAACCGGACGGGGACAACCCGAGCTCTGGACTGCGGGGCTGGCATTGGCCGGATCACCAAGcgcctgctgctgcccctcttCAAGACAGTGGACATGGTGGATGTGACAGAGGACTTCCTCACCAAGGCCAAGAGCTACCTGGGCGAGGAGGGCAGGCGCGTGCGCAACTACTTCTGCTGTGGCCTCCAAGACTTCAGCCCTGAGCCAAACTCCTATGATGTCATCTGGATCCAGTGGGTCATCG GACATCTCACTGACAACCACCTCTCCGACTTCCTGAAGCGCTGCCGTGCCGGCCTGCGGCCCAACGGCATCGTGGTCATCAAGGACAACATGGCTCAGGAGGGTGTGATCATGGACGATGTGGACAGCAGCGTCTGCCGGGACCTGGACGTGGTCCATAAGATCATCcgcagagctgggctgcaccTCCTGGCTGAGGAGCGCCAGGAGAACTTCCCTGATGAGATCTACCACGTCTACACCTTTGCCATGAGATGA